Proteins co-encoded in one Meiothermus sp. genomic window:
- a CDS encoding carbohydrate ABC transporter permease, which translates to MTVLLALVRLAVALELLPAWAYGVGTILLFGVTLEALVRAYKPSLLPGLGLLLAGLGLGYSTAPAVLLALLGVGALYWAWAPQMSEREQASFWGWLLVWPAVGLLLVWQIFPSLYALWLSFLDRFNFIGQSRFAGLLNYEILLTRDPLFWKAMGNTFWFVIFTVPLGILLATLVAILLNERVRLLGFFRTLYFLPYITALTAAAAVWDWIYHPEFGFLNWVLGTPGLDWLSTPQGIFALAMAPLGIQLQGFWAGPSVAFVAIMVMSLWHLLGYQVVVILAGLQNIPKEYYEAAQLDGASWWQQQRYITWPLLSPTTFFLSTLGLIGAFQVFTQVLIMTPTGGVLQDTLTITLYMYNKGFRDSDFSYASAIAVVVFAVILVLTLVQQRVLERRVTYET; encoded by the coding sequence ATGACGGTGCTGCTGGCCCTGGTTCGGCTGGCTGTGGCGCTCGAGCTACTCCCCGCCTGGGCTTATGGGGTGGGAACCATCCTGCTTTTTGGGGTGACCCTCGAGGCGTTGGTTCGAGCCTACAAGCCATCCCTACTGCCGGGGCTGGGCCTCCTGCTGGCGGGGCTCGGACTGGGGTACAGTACCGCCCCTGCCGTGCTGCTGGCCCTGCTTGGGGTGGGCGCTCTTTACTGGGCCTGGGCTCCCCAGATGTCCGAGCGCGAACAGGCCAGCTTCTGGGGGTGGTTGCTGGTCTGGCCTGCAGTGGGGCTACTCTTGGTCTGGCAGATCTTCCCCAGCTTGTACGCCCTGTGGCTTTCGTTTTTGGATCGGTTTAACTTCATCGGCCAGAGCAGGTTCGCAGGGCTCCTTAACTACGAAATCCTGCTCACGCGCGATCCCCTGTTCTGGAAAGCCATGGGCAACACTTTCTGGTTCGTGATTTTTACAGTTCCCCTGGGGATTCTGCTGGCGACGCTGGTGGCCATTTTGCTCAACGAAAGGGTGCGCCTGCTGGGCTTCTTCCGCACGCTCTACTTCCTGCCCTACATTACGGCGCTCACCGCGGCCGCCGCGGTATGGGACTGGATCTATCACCCCGAGTTTGGCTTCCTCAACTGGGTGCTCGGCACGCCAGGGCTGGACTGGCTCTCTACCCCCCAGGGCATCTTTGCCCTGGCTATGGCCCCACTGGGCATCCAGCTTCAAGGCTTCTGGGCCGGGCCCAGCGTGGCTTTTGTGGCGATCATGGTGATGAGCCTGTGGCACCTGCTGGGCTACCAGGTGGTGGTCATTCTGGCCGGGCTGCAAAACATCCCCAAGGAGTACTACGAGGCCGCCCAGCTCGACGGCGCAAGCTGGTGGCAGCAGCAGCGCTACATCACCTGGCCCCTGCTCTCCCCCACCACCTTTTTTCTTTCCACGCTGGGCCTGATCGGAGCTTTTCAGGTTTTTACCCAGGTGCTGATCATGACCCCCACCGGCGGGGTCTTGCAAGACACCCTGACCATCACCCTGTACATGTACAACAAGGGCTTCCGCGACTCCGATTTCTCCTACGCCAGCGCCATCGCGGTGGTGGTGTTTGCGGTTATTTTGGTGCTCACGCTGGTGCAGCAGCGGGTGCTCGAGCGCAGAGTAACCTATGAGACCTGA
- a CDS encoding carbohydrate ABC transporter permease, producing the protein MAFPFYWMLATSLKSPQEAQQAQPIWVPERLKPANWRVAAQLGAAGGTPLWGGYQDGRSVTLRIYTDRMGPEPQVFIPTAVGAFSDPRAEGTQIRTRYQGDHWEITFTNASGESFRLLPAVVLLSKSYSSYRPELPPDAVRSSGDDWRLEWVNLAPGALGYVFHNYREAWLAAPFGQYFFNSFITAGTQVLVGLLLAAMAAFALARIEFPGKNLVWLMILATLMIPGEVLLIPNYILLSRLEWINTYYALVVPWLASVFGIFLLRQFYLSLPRDLFDAARIDGASYWTQLVRIALPLSIPGLVTYGIFTFLGAYNALLWPLIVTDRPEMYTIQRGLQVFIGEAGSDYGALMAASTLAILPIVLGYFLAQRQFIQGVARSGIK; encoded by the coding sequence ATGGCTTTCCCTTTTTACTGGATGCTGGCTACCAGCCTGAAAAGCCCCCAGGAGGCCCAGCAGGCCCAGCCCATCTGGGTTCCCGAGCGGCTCAAGCCCGCCAACTGGAGGGTTGCAGCCCAGCTCGGTGCCGCAGGTGGAACCCCCCTCTGGGGCGGCTACCAGGACGGCCGAAGCGTCACCTTGCGCATCTACACCGACCGGATGGGGCCCGAGCCCCAGGTCTTTATTCCCACGGCTGTGGGCGCTTTCAGCGACCCCCGGGCCGAGGGCACCCAGATTCGCACCCGCTACCAGGGGGATCACTGGGAGATCACTTTCACCAACGCCTCGGGTGAGTCTTTCCGGCTGCTCCCGGCGGTGGTGCTGCTTTCCAAAAGCTACTCGAGCTACCGGCCCGAGCTACCCCCCGATGCGGTGCGCTCGAGCGGCGACGACTGGCGGCTGGAATGGGTCAATCTGGCCCCCGGCGCACTGGGCTATGTGTTCCACAACTACCGCGAGGCCTGGCTGGCCGCTCCTTTCGGGCAGTACTTCTTCAACAGCTTTATAACCGCAGGAACCCAGGTGCTGGTGGGGCTGCTGCTGGCCGCCATGGCCGCTTTCGCCCTGGCCCGCATCGAGTTCCCCGGTAAGAATCTGGTCTGGCTCATGATCCTGGCAACTCTGATGATTCCCGGCGAGGTACTGCTCATCCCCAACTACATCCTGCTCTCGAGGCTCGAGTGGATCAACACCTACTACGCCCTAGTGGTGCCCTGGCTGGCCTCGGTATTCGGAATTTTCCTGCTGCGGCAGTTTTACCTCTCGCTGCCCAGGGATCTGTTCGATGCGGCCCGGATTGACGGGGCCAGCTACTGGACGCAGCTCGTGCGCATTGCCCTGCCGCTTTCGATACCGGGGCTGGTCACCTATGGCATCTTTACTTTTCTGGGAGCCTACAATGCCCTGCTGTGGCCCTTGATTGTGACCGACCGGCCCGAGATGTACACCATTCAGCGGGGCCTGCAGGTTTTCATCGGGGAGGCCGGCAGCGACTACGGGGCCCTGATGGCCGCCTCAACGCTGGCTATTTTGCCCATTGTGCTGGGGTATTTTCTGGCACAGCGGCAGTTTATCCAGGGGGTGGCCCGCAGCGGGATCAAGTAG
- the mnmA gene encoding tRNA 2-thiouridine(34) synthase MnmA: MGKRVLAAMSGGVDSSVSAALLKEQGYEVIGAMMRFWPDNKKDDCFETCCSPDAAYEARRVADILGIPFYLLDYREEFQEKIIDPFIAGYRAGETPNPCVNCNTRVKFDSLLKKARMLGCDYVATGHYVINRDGGLYRGDPKKDQTYFLWGTPKEAIPHMLFPVGHLEKPQVRALAEQFGLPTAKKPESQNICFVQGDLKDFLAQHLSARPGPLIDLETGQQIGEHSGAQFYTVGQKKGLGLWKSHLERYVVQVNTTTNEVIVGPKEACMWGGLEAREVNLLIEPENLPERLEVQVRYRTKPVPAQVEAMGAGRLVIRLEEPQFAVTSGQSAVLYQGERLLGGGFIARPLYNALGLGRSLIPA, from the coding sequence ATGGGTAAGCGCGTACTGGCAGCCATGAGCGGGGGGGTGGACTCCTCGGTGAGTGCGGCTTTGCTTAAGGAGCAGGGCTACGAGGTCATCGGGGCCATGATGCGCTTCTGGCCCGATAACAAAAAAGACGACTGCTTCGAGACCTGCTGCTCGCCCGACGCGGCCTACGAGGCCCGGCGGGTGGCTGATATCCTCGGTATTCCCTTTTACCTGCTCGACTACCGCGAGGAGTTTCAGGAAAAAATTATCGATCCCTTTATCGCGGGCTACCGGGCTGGCGAGACCCCCAACCCCTGCGTCAACTGCAACACCCGCGTCAAGTTCGACTCGCTTTTGAAGAAAGCCCGGATGCTGGGCTGCGACTACGTGGCGACCGGGCACTACGTCATCAACCGCGACGGGGGTCTGTACCGGGGCGACCCCAAGAAAGACCAGACCTACTTTTTGTGGGGCACGCCCAAGGAGGCCATTCCCCATATGCTCTTCCCGGTGGGGCACCTGGAAAAGCCCCAGGTGCGGGCCCTGGCCGAGCAGTTTGGTCTGCCTACGGCCAAAAAGCCCGAGAGCCAGAACATCTGCTTTGTGCAGGGCGACCTGAAGGATTTTCTGGCCCAGCACCTCTCGGCCCGTCCGGGGCCGCTGATTGATCTCGAGACCGGCCAGCAGATTGGCGAACACAGCGGGGCGCAGTTCTACACGGTGGGCCAGAAAAAAGGCCTGGGTCTGTGGAAGAGCCACCTCGAGCGCTACGTGGTGCAGGTTAACACCACCACCAACGAGGTGATTGTGGGGCCCAAGGAAGCCTGTATGTGGGGGGGCCTCGAGGCCCGCGAGGTCAACCTGCTGATCGAACCAGAGAACCTACCCGAGCGCCTCGAGGTGCAGGTGCGCTACCGCACTAAGCCGGTGCCGGCCCAGGTGGAGGCCATGGGCGCAGGGCGGCTGGTCATCCGGCTGGAAGAGCCCCAGTTTGCCGTGACCTCAGGCCAGTCGGCGGTGCTGTACCAAGGTGAACGGCTTTTGGGCGGGGGCTTTATCGCCAGGCCGCTGTACAACGCCCTCGGGTTAGGGCGGTCTTTGATACCTGCCTAG
- a CDS encoding GGDEF domain-containing protein — protein MPASTQGLDSTAAVRTKIYLFFLPVAAYAALFAWAKLDLPAQENLYEKYSLLVIASWLLLCWAGLLLPRWVPFRAVEGGIFWGTALLMVLNIYYNLLSVAEESLWPSSVWIAMVFVLAYFVFEPRTAWRVSLGIFTAFGVAGVLALAPQVTAGAPIDSNAVLQLYISQLCYLVLFRLLILAKEHALQAQIKAIQLYQLAHTDPLTGVANRRSIIEAMHRALEHHNKTKEPLSLVLLDLDHFKKVNDQYGHETGDKVLVHVARLMRQNLRQGDYMGRWGGEEFVLLLPSTSLQEAQELCHRLRQLLAENSLESLRPVSASFGIASAIPGDTPDQLVSRADAAMYLSKQAGGNRIEVVG, from the coding sequence ATGCCAGCATCGACTCAGGGGTTAGATTCCACCGCTGCGGTGCGGACGAAAATATATCTTTTCTTTTTGCCTGTGGCAGCTTACGCGGCCCTTTTTGCCTGGGCTAAACTGGATCTCCCCGCCCAAGAAAACTTGTACGAAAAGTATTCGCTGCTGGTCATAGCCTCATGGCTCCTCCTCTGCTGGGCAGGTTTGTTGTTGCCTAGATGGGTACCTTTCCGTGCCGTTGAGGGTGGTATTTTCTGGGGCACTGCACTATTGATGGTGCTCAATATTTACTACAATCTGCTATCCGTCGCTGAAGAAAGCCTGTGGCCTTCTTCGGTTTGGATTGCCATGGTATTTGTGCTGGCCTATTTTGTGTTTGAACCCCGGACAGCCTGGCGGGTCTCACTGGGAATCTTTACAGCCTTTGGGGTGGCCGGCGTCCTGGCACTGGCTCCCCAAGTAACAGCAGGTGCTCCCATAGACTCAAATGCAGTATTGCAACTTTATATCTCGCAGCTATGTTACCTGGTGCTTTTCAGGCTGTTGATTCTGGCCAAAGAACATGCCCTTCAAGCCCAGATTAAAGCCATCCAGCTATACCAGCTCGCCCACACCGATCCCCTGACCGGCGTGGCCAATCGACGCTCGATCATAGAGGCTATGCACCGGGCCCTCGAGCACCACAACAAAACCAAAGAGCCCTTGTCGCTGGTACTGTTGGATCTAGATCACTTTAAGAAGGTCAATGACCAATACGGGCACGAAACAGGCGATAAGGTGCTGGTGCATGTGGCCAGGTTGATGCGGCAAAACCTGCGGCAGGGTGACTACATGGGAAGATGGGGCGGCGAGGAGTTTGTGCTGCTGCTGCCCAGTACCTCTCTTCAAGAAGCCCAGGAATTATGCCATCGACTCCGGCAGCTTTTGGCTGAAAACTCGCTGGAATCTCTACGCCCCGTATCGGCCAGCTTTGGGATAGCCAGCGCCATTCCGGGTGATACCCCGGATCAGCTGGTTTCACGGGCCGATGCGGCCATGTACCTTTCCAAGCAGGCAGGTGGCAACCGCATTGAGGTAGTGGGCTAG
- a CDS encoding ABC transporter substrate-binding protein, with amino-acid sequence MRYLTIAFFAFLSLSLAQQRPEDIIKSQCEKASVVAELWHGFTGGAPKTALENLVVEFNRTQNGQVCVRPIAQGNYRDLSTKIKAAFASGKVPVMAQAFENNMALYLESDALTPMSALGVDLKGVNPLFVNAVTFNKQAYGVPFNKSIQILYFNRDLLKKYNAKVPTTIEGFISTAKQISQGEKAPVYFFQPDTSTFSYWFFTLGGSYLQNGKLVLNSPKAVETLELLVQGVKDGWARPITSGFINANFGVGPFAFSTDTSAGYSFYLQAAKFDLGVATLPGRTDKQPGFGLVQGTNLVVFKRADEKEKKVAADFLKFVISPRVQAVFGVATNYVPVNLGSGADPVVTRYIKQNPAFGVAITQARYAKFEPALSDWEQIRFDILGQAIKEAVLGQATPKAALDKAQKAAEDLLSGRTR; translated from the coding sequence ATGAGATATCTAACCATCGCTTTTTTCGCTTTCCTGAGCCTGTCTCTAGCGCAGCAGCGGCCCGAGGACATCATCAAGAGCCAGTGTGAGAAGGCCAGCGTGGTGGCCGAGCTGTGGCACGGCTTTACCGGTGGCGCTCCCAAGACCGCCCTGGAGAACCTGGTGGTGGAGTTCAACCGCACCCAGAACGGCCAGGTGTGCGTGCGCCCCATTGCGCAGGGCAATTACCGCGATCTTTCCACCAAGATTAAGGCCGCTTTCGCCAGCGGCAAGGTGCCAGTGATGGCCCAGGCCTTCGAGAACAACATGGCGCTGTACCTCGAGTCCGACGCCCTTACACCCATGTCGGCGCTGGGTGTGGACCTGAAAGGGGTCAACCCCCTTTTTGTGAATGCGGTAACCTTCAACAAGCAAGCTTACGGAGTTCCCTTCAACAAAAGCATCCAGATCCTGTATTTCAACCGCGACCTGCTCAAGAAGTACAACGCCAAGGTGCCCACTACCATCGAAGGGTTTATATCCACCGCCAAGCAAATTTCCCAGGGAGAAAAAGCCCCGGTCTATTTCTTCCAGCCCGACACCTCGACCTTCTCGTACTGGTTCTTCACCCTGGGCGGGAGCTACCTGCAAAACGGGAAGCTGGTGCTCAACTCGCCCAAGGCCGTCGAGACGCTCGAGCTCCTGGTGCAGGGCGTCAAAGACGGCTGGGCCCGGCCCATTACCAGCGGCTTCATCAACGCCAACTTTGGCGTGGGCCCCTTCGCCTTCTCCACCGATACCTCGGCGGGTTACAGCTTTTATCTCCAGGCCGCCAAGTTCGACCTGGGTGTGGCCACCCTGCCGGGCCGCACCGACAAGCAGCCTGGTTTCGGACTGGTGCAGGGCACCAACCTGGTGGTTTTCAAACGGGCTGACGAAAAAGAGAAAAAGGTCGCCGCCGACTTCCTGAAGTTTGTGATCTCGCCCAGGGTGCAGGCGGTTTTCGGGGTCGCCACCAACTACGTGCCCGTCAACCTGGGCTCGGGCGCCGACCCCGTGGTAACCCGCTACATCAAGCAGAACCCCGCCTTTGGTGTGGCCATCACCCAGGCCCGCTACGCCAAGTTTGAGCCGGCCCTTTCCGACTGGGAGCAGATCCGCTTCGATATCCTGGGGCAGGCCATCAAAGAGGCTGTGCTGGGCCAGGCCACCCCCAAAGCTGCATTGGACAAGGCCCAGAAAGCCGCCGAGGACTTGCTGTCGGGCCGTACGCGCTAA
- a CDS encoding sodium:calcium antiporter, which yields MLLLFLTFFGSLALLLVSARLFTGAAERIGLALGLSSFMVGVIIVGVGTSLPELITGLFSVSQGVSQIVSGNVLGANVSNLLLILGVSTVFSVLRPVYLGEAYIAIDLHFLVGSAFVLGVVMFDGVVGRVEGLCLLAVYGVYVAYLLKEGSSGQKGETRTSIAPRDLLLVALSAVGIYFGAEWTVNSLQGLAMGLGVPTAIVAVTILALGTTLPELVVSIGAARQGKASLAVGNILGSCIFNALVVVGAGAVYGTVKVTPELTGFALPFAVGASLLFYLLVQDRRISSWEGMLFLVMYGLFVLKVSGLA from the coding sequence ATGTTGTTACTTTTCCTGACCTTTTTTGGAAGCCTGGCCCTGCTGTTGGTTTCGGCGCGCTTGTTTACCGGAGCCGCCGAGCGCATAGGGCTGGCCCTGGGGCTGTCTAGCTTCATGGTGGGCGTGATTATCGTGGGGGTGGGCACCTCGCTGCCTGAACTCATCACCGGGCTTTTTTCGGTGAGCCAGGGGGTTTCCCAGATTGTCAGCGGCAACGTACTGGGGGCCAACGTCTCCAACCTGCTCCTGATTCTGGGGGTCAGCACGGTTTTCTCGGTGCTGCGTCCGGTCTATCTGGGTGAGGCCTATATCGCCATTGACCTGCACTTTCTGGTGGGCTCGGCGTTTGTGCTGGGGGTGGTGATGTTCGATGGGGTGGTGGGCCGGGTGGAAGGGCTGTGTTTGCTGGCGGTGTATGGGGTATATGTGGCCTACTTACTCAAAGAGGGCAGCAGCGGCCAGAAGGGCGAAACCCGCACTTCCATCGCCCCGCGCGACCTTCTTTTGGTGGCCCTTAGCGCGGTGGGCATCTACTTTGGCGCCGAATGGACTGTGAACAGCCTCCAGGGGCTTGCCATGGGCCTGGGCGTACCCACCGCTATCGTGGCGGTCACCATTCTGGCCCTGGGTACCACCCTGCCCGAGCTGGTGGTGAGTATCGGTGCAGCCCGGCAGGGCAAGGCCTCGCTGGCGGTGGGCAACATCCTGGGTTCCTGCATTTTCAACGCGCTGGTGGTGGTGGGGGCTGGTGCGGTTTATGGCACCGTCAAAGTGACACCCGAGCTGACCGGCTTTGCCCTGCCCTTTGCGGTGGGAGCTTCGCTGTTGTTCTACCTGCTGGTGCAGGATCGGCGCATCTCGAGCTGGGAGGGGATGCTGTTCTTGGTGATGTATGGGTTGTTTGTGCTGAAGGTTAGCGGCCTGGCTTGA
- a CDS encoding succinate dehydrogenase/fumarate reductase iron-sulfur subunit, producing the protein MSTVTFRIFRGDRNGGELKDYTIEVQEGMVVLDAIHQIQAEQAPDLACRWNCKAGKCGSCGAEVNGKPTLMCMTRLDTIDTSKPVTVRPMKTFPVIRDLATDVKWNYEANKKIKPFTPAPNTDWIMFQEDVDRVQEFRKCIECFLCQNVCHVLREHDEKTGFIGPRLLVRTASLEMHPLDVENRLDMLKNEGGIGYCNITKCCTEVCPEHIHITDNAIIPLKERVVDEYYDPILGFFRRLFGSKKQAAASSQAADD; encoded by the coding sequence ATGTCGACCGTCACTTTTAGAATTTTTCGTGGGGATCGCAATGGTGGTGAGTTGAAGGACTACACCATCGAAGTCCAGGAAGGCATGGTGGTGCTGGACGCCATCCACCAGATCCAGGCCGAACAGGCCCCCGATCTGGCCTGCCGCTGGAACTGCAAGGCCGGCAAGTGTGGCTCCTGCGGGGCCGAGGTCAATGGGAAGCCCACCCTGATGTGCATGACCCGGCTGGACACCATCGACACCAGCAAGCCGGTCACGGTACGGCCCATGAAAACCTTCCCGGTGATCCGCGACCTAGCCACCGATGTGAAGTGGAACTACGAGGCCAACAAAAAAATCAAGCCCTTCACCCCAGCCCCCAACACCGACTGGATCATGTTCCAGGAGGACGTGGATCGGGTGCAGGAATTCAGGAAGTGCATCGAGTGCTTCCTGTGCCAGAACGTTTGCCACGTGCTGCGCGAGCACGACGAAAAAACCGGCTTTATTGGGCCGCGCTTGCTGGTACGCACCGCCAGCCTCGAGATGCACCCCCTGGACGTGGAAAACCGCCTGGATATGCTCAAAAACGAAGGGGGTATCGGCTACTGCAACATCACCAAGTGCTGCACCGAGGTCTGCCCCGAGCACATCCACATTACCGATAACGCCATCATCCCGCTCAAAGAGCGGGTGGTGGACGAGTACTACGACCCAATCCTGGGCTTCTTCCGGCGGCTGTTCGGTAGCAAAAAGCAGGCCGCTGCCTCGAGCCAGGCGGCCGACGACTAG
- a CDS encoding GGDEF domain-containing phosphodiesterase, whose product MNEVSWKLFAPLSIEGATLLIEHQDMPSGMAIRLGGAGGVVLKPQEAQELLLNLLTGESWVSSRLVWAAPRLHIGQKGYNLNERAKLALIEALQSLLVESQGVAVNPMPKESWQRSLLEITQHRFASVEEALPKLGEMLISLGFKGLCLWLREGSARSLKPAGQYPEAAPLEELQPERHPVYFQVLERNLLIAADDTRQDARMNELRDILIGRGLGAVLQAVLHGEGGLRGVVWIESLQPRKWSNADETLALAVAQVIDRILRPLKDEIKIQTSERKSLAVKRSEFELNLAQALSMAQRYERSLALMRIQIDGMNKAQTERAAREIAYTLRQSDSLAYLGEQGFALLLSEVRWTAGASRVAHRLLGRLRAALSGLKVGIGIAMYPQDATTVDGLWGQAEQACQMALEAGGGIRLLTPGATELQEAISQDGLTLHFQPVFNLSDLELVAVEALARWPRPKGLHQAGEFLPLAEQVGLMSVQDRWTLEKVLEQAALWRPSGVNARFSINVSTETLIDPNFPSVLQEMLSAKRLPADTLIVELREEAILSDLETTSRSLEILKHLGVLVALDNFGSNPLPLTQLKRLPIDWIKLNPVLSVSENAMLAKAAIDMVHAVGAKAVAKGLEEQSQLTRMKELGADHGQGHILGWPVPAEDLGALLVWGIGS is encoded by the coding sequence AACCCCAAGAAGCGCAAGAGTTGCTGCTCAACCTGCTTACCGGCGAATCTTGGGTGAGCAGCCGTTTGGTTTGGGCAGCACCACGGCTACACATTGGGCAAAAAGGCTACAACTTAAACGAGCGGGCCAAGCTGGCCCTGATCGAGGCCTTGCAGTCGTTGCTGGTCGAATCCCAGGGTGTGGCTGTCAACCCCATGCCTAAGGAATCCTGGCAGCGTTCACTGCTCGAGATTACCCAGCACCGCTTCGCCAGCGTAGAGGAAGCACTACCCAAGCTAGGGGAGATGCTAATTTCTCTAGGATTCAAGGGCCTCTGCCTGTGGCTGCGTGAAGGCAGTGCGCGCAGCCTGAAACCGGCTGGGCAATATCCCGAAGCGGCTCCACTCGAGGAACTCCAGCCCGAACGCCACCCGGTCTATTTTCAGGTACTTGAGCGCAACCTGCTGATTGCCGCCGACGACACCCGCCAGGATGCCCGCATGAATGAGTTGCGCGACATCCTGATCGGACGTGGTCTGGGGGCGGTTTTGCAGGCGGTCTTGCATGGGGAAGGGGGATTGCGGGGTGTGGTATGGATTGAAAGCCTGCAGCCCCGTAAGTGGAGCAATGCCGACGAGACCCTGGCCCTGGCCGTGGCCCAGGTGATTGATCGTATCCTGCGCCCGCTCAAAGACGAGATTAAAATCCAGACCTCCGAGCGCAAGTCACTGGCGGTTAAGCGCAGCGAATTTGAGCTCAATTTGGCCCAGGCGCTCTCGATGGCCCAGCGGTATGAGCGTTCGCTGGCTTTAATGCGCATTCAGATTGATGGGATGAACAAGGCCCAGACCGAACGGGCTGCCCGGGAGATTGCCTACACCCTGCGCCAGAGCGACTCGCTGGCTTACCTGGGTGAACAGGGCTTCGCCCTGCTGCTATCCGAGGTGCGCTGGACAGCTGGGGCCAGCCGGGTGGCGCACCGCCTGCTGGGCCGTCTACGGGCTGCTCTGTCGGGTTTAAAGGTGGGCATTGGGATTGCTATGTACCCGCAAGACGCCACTACCGTAGACGGACTCTGGGGCCAGGCCGAACAAGCCTGCCAGATGGCTCTCGAGGCGGGTGGGGGTATCCGGTTGCTGACCCCCGGTGCAACCGAACTGCAGGAAGCTATCTCGCAAGATGGCCTAACCCTGCATTTCCAGCCAGTATTCAACCTAAGCGACCTCGAGCTAGTAGCCGTGGAGGCCCTGGCCCGCTGGCCCAGGCCCAAAGGGCTGCATCAAGCCGGGGAGTTCCTGCCCCTGGCCGAGCAGGTGGGCCTGATGAGCGTTCAGGATCGCTGGACCCTGGAAAAAGTGCTCGAGCAGGCCGCCCTCTGGAGGCCTTCTGGGGTTAACGCCCGCTTCAGTATTAACGTCTCTACCGAAACCCTTATCGATCCAAACTTTCCCAGTGTGCTGCAAGAGATGCTCTCGGCTAAGCGTCTTCCGGCCGATACCCTCATCGTAGAACTGCGTGAAGAGGCTATCCTGAGCGACCTCGAGACCACCAGCCGCAGCCTCGAGATCCTCAAGCACCTGGGCGTTCTGGTTGCTCTCGATAATTTTGGTTCCAATCCCCTTCCCCTCACCCAGCTCAAACGGCTACCCATCGACTGGATAAAACTTAATCCCGTCCTTTCGGTCTCAGAAAACGCCATGCTGGCGAAGGCAGCCATCGATATGGTGCATGCTGTGGGCGCCAAGGCTGTGGCCAAAGGTTTGGAGGAACAGTCTCAGCTTACCCGCATGAAAGAGCTGGGCGCCGATCACGGTCAGGGCCATATCCTGGGCTGGCCGGTTCCTGCCGAGGACCTGGGGGCCTTGCTGGTCTGGGGCATCGGCTCGTAA